Proteins from one Alicyclobacillus vulcanalis genomic window:
- the lspA gene encoding signal peptidase II — MGTKKWLLYAVGLVVLVADQLIKMWVRAKLAIGSAVVVLPGVVEITHIQNPGAAFSLLPHQVWLFVLVAIVVVAAVVVVNTRFQLSPMAQIGLGLLLGGALGNMVDRVFSPTHTVTDYVYFYTIHFPVFNLADASIDVGVLLLILSTFRGGNDARD; from the coding sequence GTGGGGACGAAGAAGTGGCTCTTGTATGCGGTGGGTCTGGTCGTGCTCGTCGCCGATCAACTCATCAAGATGTGGGTGCGCGCGAAATTGGCGATTGGCAGCGCCGTCGTGGTCCTACCGGGCGTCGTCGAAATCACGCATATTCAAAATCCGGGCGCAGCGTTTAGCCTGCTGCCTCATCAGGTGTGGCTGTTTGTGCTCGTCGCCATCGTCGTCGTGGCGGCGGTCGTCGTCGTGAATACGCGATTTCAGCTCTCTCCCATGGCCCAGATCGGCCTGGGTCTACTGCTCGGCGGGGCGCTCGGCAATATGGTCGATCGCGTCTTTTCCCCGACCCACACGGTGACCGACTACGTGTATTTCTACACGATCCATTTTCCTGTCTTTAACCTCGCGGACGCCTCGATCGACGTCGGCGTCCTGCTCTTGATTCTCTCCACTTTTCGGGGCGGGAACGATGCCCGCGACTGA